TGAGGCAATGAAGCTTACAAAGGACAAGGATAATTCCAATGCCCTTCTCCAGTTTGGCAGATTTTTATCCCTTTTCCCAGGCCATGTCCTTGCCTCCAATGCCCAATACTGGACAGGCGAGATATACTATAGACAGAAAGATTACGAGCGGGCTGTGCTTGAGTTTAACGAGGTTTTAAAAAAATATCCAAAGAGCAATAAGGTTCCTGCTGCGCTGTTAAAGCAGGGGATGGCCTTTTCTGAACTCGGAAATAAAAAAGAGGCAAGGCTTGTTCTGGAAAAGGTCGTGGATAAATACCCAAAAACAGAAGAGGCAGACAGGGCAAAAAAGATGTTGAGGGAGGTGAAATAATATGACAGAAAAAACACTTTTAATAGTTGATGACTCGCCAACCATCAGGCAATTGGTAAAAAATACTGTAGTGGCAGGCGGCCTGTTTTCAAAGGTTTTTGAGGCAGAAGACGGCATGGAGGCATTGAAAATTTTTTTTAAAAATAAGGTTGACTTTGTTATCACAGATGTAATGATGCCAAAGGTTGACGGTTATAAGTTTATATCTGCGATAAAGGAGAGCGAGGATGGCAAGGATTGCCCGGTGATAATGCTCAGCGCAAGCAGGAAAGAGGTTGTTGATAAGATAAAGGGGCTGCATATAGGGGCAAGCGATTATCTATTAAAGCCATTTGATCAGAGTGAGCTTCTGGCAAGGATAAGAGTTTTTCTAAAAATACAGGAATTGCAGAATGACCTGAAGGAGAAAAATGTACTGCTGGAAAAACTGTCGGTAACCGACGAACTCACAGGTCTTCACAACAGGAGATATTTCTATGACCATATAAAGATGCATGTGGCTCTGGCAAAACGTCATGAGTATCATATCGGCTGCCTTATGATAGATATAGACCATTTTAAAAATATAAACGACACTTATGGGCATGATGTTGGAGATAAGGCGCTGAAGGGGTTGACCCGTCTTTTGAAGGACGGGATAAGAGACGGGGAGGTTCTTGCAAGATTCGGCGGCGAGGAGTTTATTGTATGCCTGTGCAGGGCAGACAAGAACGGGGCGATTGCCGCCGCAGAGAGGATGAGAAAGGCGGTGGAAGGCGCCAACCTT
The DNA window shown above is from Deltaproteobacteria bacterium and carries:
- a CDS encoding diguanylate cyclase yields the protein MTEKTLLIVDDSPTIRQLVKNTVVAGGLFSKVFEAEDGMEALKIFFKNKVDFVITDVMMPKVDGYKFISAIKESEDGKDCPVIMLSASRKEVVDKIKGLHIGASDYLLKPFDQSELLARIRVFLKIQELQNDLKEKNVLLEKLSVTDELTGLHNRRYFYDHIKMHVALAKRHEYHIGCLMIDIDHFKNINDTYGHDVGDKALKGLTRLLKDGIRDGEVLARFGGEEFIVCLCRADKNGAIAAAERMRKAVEGANLLNDVNNPLTVTISVGIATYPQEGLKNSDDITKAADKALYYAKRTGRNRVAVYSDIIASSNEGKEVCDERS